One Nitrospirota bacterium DNA window includes the following coding sequences:
- a CDS encoding M20/M25/M40 family metallo-hydrolase, whose translation MARTLIASLVLLAAALPAQTSGASRRPALLHHELRVTLLPEEQSLTAEDTITVPEGFGGSFHFVLHRGLDPRPLSGDVDIEEGPAPPGMVPLASYRVTLPAGRRSLSIRYGGRIYHPLEAVGKEQARGFKASSGMISPDGVFLGGSSAWYPLVGEGQLQTFALQVETPGDWEAVSQGRRTFEERVLGMNRVRWVAEKPQEEIYLVAGPWTKYSREEGRVRAMVYLREPDRELASRYLEATGRYVAMYEKLIGPYPYGKFALVENFWETGYGMPSFTLMGPTVIRLPFIVRTSYPHEILHNWWGNGVYVDYASGNWSEGLTAYLSDHLLKEQRGQGDEYRREALQKYADYVKGRKDFPLSEFLSRHSTATEAVGYGKSLMLFHMLRRTLGDGAFVEGLRDFYRENVFTAASWDDLRKSFEKVSGRDLRGYFDQWVRRTGAPDLMVLGARARRGEEGYLLEVRLKQAQPGESYSLRVPVAVTAEGQETAGVHVLSMKEKEETFTIPLASRPLRVDVDPACDVFRKLHAGETPPAITGALGSEKMLIVLPSRAGPDLRAAYQMLGRALSASGPEQAETVTDAEITQLPGDRAVALLGWENRFLPVLTSSLSRHEVAIGQKSASIAGEEFRLEDHTFVLAGRLADGKERALLWVATDRPQALAGLGRKLPHYHKYSYLVFSGDQPAIIFKGRWAVKDSPMTVFLTNEHIPMGRTPPPEPLIGPPEQANLSQASLSQASPSGTAPEPGPSRAFSKERMMRTVRFLSSGELEGRGLGEPGLTKAAEFIAGEFHKAGLVPAGGADGYFQQWEETVSGKTTRLRNVIGAIPGANPAYEGQSVILGAHYDGLGRSGPATGKIHPGADDDASGVAILLELARVLSHGPGPERTVLFVAFTGEESGRRGSEHFVRTYGLYPPGKAAAMINLDTVGRLEAGKLIVLGTGTATEWEHIFRGAGYEAHTDVEAVSRDPGSGDQVSFQAAGIPAVQLFTGAHLDYHRPTDTWEKLDPEGLLAVARVTGEAVAYLASREAPLTWTGGGEVPGASRNGHPVRTVRLGTVPDYAYQGRGVRLAGVVPGSPAQSIGLREGDVLTGVNGQEVSSLRDLARVLSSLSPGERVSVVFSRKGEVITRETLLTRR comes from the coding sequence ATGGCCAGGACCCTCATCGCATCCCTCGTTCTTCTGGCCGCTGCTCTGCCCGCACAGACGTCCGGGGCCAGCCGGCGCCCGGCCCTCCTGCACCACGAGCTGCGGGTCACTCTTCTTCCCGAGGAGCAGAGCCTCACCGCGGAGGACACCATCACCGTGCCGGAGGGCTTCGGAGGAAGCTTCCACTTTGTGCTTCACCGGGGTCTCGACCCCCGCCCCCTGTCCGGAGACGTGGACATCGAGGAAGGCCCTGCCCCTCCGGGCATGGTGCCGCTGGCCTCCTACCGCGTGACCCTGCCGGCCGGCCGGAGGAGCCTGAGCATTCGGTACGGAGGAAGGATATACCATCCCCTGGAGGCCGTGGGCAAGGAGCAGGCCCGGGGATTCAAGGCCTCCAGCGGCATGATATCCCCGGACGGCGTATTCCTCGGTGGAAGCTCCGCATGGTATCCCCTCGTAGGGGAAGGACAGCTTCAGACCTTCGCCCTGCAAGTGGAGACGCCGGGGGACTGGGAGGCGGTGAGCCAGGGGCGGCGCACCTTTGAGGAGCGCGTTTTGGGCATGAACAGGGTGCGCTGGGTGGCGGAGAAGCCACAGGAGGAGATATACCTCGTGGCGGGGCCGTGGACGAAGTACTCCCGGGAGGAGGGCCGCGTGCGGGCCATGGTGTACCTGCGGGAGCCGGACCGGGAGCTGGCCTCCCGGTATCTCGAGGCCACGGGCCGCTATGTGGCGATGTACGAAAAGCTCATCGGCCCCTACCCCTACGGCAAATTCGCCCTGGTGGAGAACTTCTGGGAGACCGGCTACGGCATGCCGTCCTTCACGCTCATGGGGCCGACGGTCATCCGGCTGCCTTTCATCGTGCGTACCTCCTATCCCCACGAGATACTGCACAACTGGTGGGGAAACGGCGTCTATGTCGATTACGCCTCGGGAAACTGGTCGGAGGGCCTGACGGCCTATCTCTCCGACCACCTCCTCAAGGAGCAGCGGGGCCAGGGAGACGAGTACCGCCGGGAGGCGCTCCAGAAGTATGCCGATTACGTGAAAGGGCGAAAGGATTTTCCTCTGTCGGAATTCCTCTCGCGCCACAGCACGGCCACCGAGGCCGTGGGCTACGGCAAGTCCCTGATGCTCTTCCACATGCTCAGGCGAACCCTGGGAGACGGGGCCTTCGTCGAGGGCCTCCGGGACTTTTACAGGGAGAACGTGTTCACCGCGGCCTCCTGGGACGACCTCAGGAAGAGCTTCGAGAAGGTCTCCGGCCGGGACCTCCGGGGGTACTTCGACCAGTGGGTGCGGAGGACGGGCGCGCCGGACCTCATGGTCCTGGGCGCCCGGGCAAGACGCGGGGAGGAGGGCTACCTGCTTGAGGTCCGCCTGAAGCAGGCGCAGCCCGGGGAGTCCTACAGCCTCCGGGTGCCGGTGGCCGTCACGGCGGAGGGTCAGGAGACGGCGGGCGTGCACGTGCTCTCCATGAAGGAGAAGGAAGAGACCTTCACGATTCCCCTTGCCTCCCGGCCCCTCCGGGTCGATGTCGACCCCGCGTGCGACGTTTTCCGCAAGCTCCACGCCGGGGAGACACCCCCCGCCATCACCGGGGCCCTGGGCTCGGAAAAGATGCTCATCGTTCTGCCTTCCCGGGCGGGGCCGGACCTGCGGGCCGCCTACCAGATGCTCGGCCGGGCCCTGAGCGCTTCGGGGCCCGAGCAGGCGGAGACGGTGACGGATGCGGAGATAACGCAGCTCCCCGGGGACCGCGCGGTGGCCCTCCTGGGCTGGGAGAACCGTTTCCTCCCGGTGCTGACGTCTTCGCTTTCCCGCCATGAGGTGGCCATCGGGCAGAAGAGCGCCTCCATAGCGGGCGAGGAGTTCCGCTTGGAGGACCACACCTTCGTGCTTGCAGGGCGGCTCGCGGACGGGAAGGAAAGGGCCCTCCTCTGGGTGGCCACGGACCGGCCGCAGGCCCTCGCCGGGCTCGGCAGAAAACTCCCCCACTACCACAAGTACAGCTATCTGGTGTTCTCCGGCGACCAACCTGCGATAATCTTCAAGGGAAGATGGGCGGTCAAGGACTCGCCCATGACGGTCTTCTTGACCAACGAGCACATCCCCATGGGGAGGACGCCGCCCCCGGAGCCCCTCATCGGACCGCCAGAGCAGGCCAACCTGTCCCAGGCCAGCCTGTCCCAGGCCAGCCCGTCCGGAACCGCCCCCGAACCCGGCCCGTCTCGCGCGTTCTCGAAGGAGCGCATGATGCGGACCGTCCGCTTCCTGTCGAGCGGGGAGCTCGAGGGACGGGGGCTCGGCGAACCGGGGCTTACCAAGGCGGCCGAGTTCATCGCCGGGGAATTTCACAAAGCGGGACTGGTCCCGGCAGGCGGGGCGGACGGGTATTTTCAGCAGTGGGAAGAGACGGTCTCCGGAAAGACCACACGTCTGAGAAACGTGATAGGGGCCATCCCCGGGGCAAATCCCGCGTATGAAGGACAGAGCGTCATTCTGGGGGCTCACTATGACGGCCTGGGGCGGAGCGGGCCCGCCACCGGAAAAATCCATCCGGGGGCCGACGACGATGCCAGCGGGGTGGCCATCCTTCTGGAGCTTGCCCGCGTCCTTTCCCACGGCCCCGGGCCCGAGCGGACGGTGCTCTTCGTGGCCTTTACCGGAGAGGAATCGGGCAGGCGGGGCTCGGAGCACTTCGTCCGGACGTACGGCCTTTACCCGCCGGGGAAGGCCGCGGCGATGATAAATCTGGACACCGTGGGCCGCCTCGAAGCGGGAAAGCTCATCGTCCTCGGGACGGGGACGGCCACGGAGTGGGAGCATATCTTCCGGGGTGCGGGATATGAAGCCCATACGGACGTTGAGGCGGTCTCCCGGGACCCCGGCTCAGGCGACCAGGTGAGCTTTCAGGCCGCGGGCATACCCGCGGTGCAGCTTTTCACCGGCGCCCACCTGGACTATCACCGCCCTACGGACACCTGGGAGAAGCTCGACCCCGAAGGGCTGCTCGCCGTGGCAAGGGTGACCGGCGAGGCCGTCGCGTATCTGGCGAGCCGGGAAGCGCCCCTCACCTGGACCGGCGGCGGGGAGGTGCCGGGAGCATCGCGAAACGGTCACCCGGTCCGGACAGTGCGTCTGGGAACGGTGCCCGACTATGCCTATCAAGGGCGGGGTGTGCGCCTGGCGGGTGTCGTGCCCGGCTCCCCCGCCCAGTCGATAGGCCTGCGGGAAGGCGATGTCCTCACCGGAGTCAACGGGCAGGAGGTCTCCTCCTTGAGGGACCTGGCCCGCGTCCTTTCGTCCCTCTCCCCGGGCGAGAGGGTCTCGGTCGTGTTCTCCCGCAAAGGGGAGGTCATCACCCGCGAGACCCTCCTCACCAGGAGATAG